From a region of the Ardenticatena maritima genome:
- a CDS encoding AfsR/SARP family transcriptional regulator → MLRCTLFGHLHVWWNDEPIALPTKSAAALLAYLLLERETPQPREQIATLLWPDLLEEKGRRNLRQTLLRLRKVLPESWDGYEAILTQRNTLQWNPNYPIDVDVFRFDALMCDLESALPTWDAPTTYRALELLKRLSDLYTGNLLQDLDLLNDFYAAWLLPWRQKYQRQIMTVLARLAEYEAHVGRLHRMEALARRQLLIDPESEVAHRQLMRAWLAQQENARAVQHYQTNFGEDGEVSLPPSAALQHLYEQGVSALTNETHIVRPIPHNLPAEMSPFYGREEEKEDLLMRLAASDYRLMTITGLGGVGKTRLALTVARQFVSAFAAIEPRFPGGVWFVSLVDATTSDHETLADFLLHAIGRPTRADESAFDTLVEYLQHSPTLLVLDNLEHLPGIQHFVSRLLEAVPHLKILATSRRPLGVFIETVHLLEGLPVPRTPDERTSSVALFLERFQRVGGKVDDAAETRTLVAHICNALEGWPLALELAAGWGNRLALPVIAHTVANTLDVLRTTMPDIPARQRSIEAVLQSTYALLTPNQQHILQSFAIFQGGATAEALEAIVGARFEDLALLVDRALLTHREERYTVHELIRQFAARHLEQSDARQTIERAHATYYLQWLVAQQKTLFGAQPSLVVKRIRLERYNIERAWRWAATHGEDALLAKALPVLVRFYQLSGLLLEGEALLQQTVASVAHTSLARDMYLALAHFYIQRGKHQEANTILETLLADAPLTKHQRAQWAFLKGKMLYFQEPVLAKCQPFYEEAVQLAQEVGDTYIILRSLLSLEMLRNYDGHFMPRILELVRSVDDILLKRDAAVFLGAVGIQNRRYAEALMHWREALRISIDLADEYMMALLYNNIGDALREQGDFPAAEASFRQALQSAEKHHFLALQGNVFEGWARLCVLWKKYHRALQLAQHAIRLAEMVEEEWVYLTALATQGHAYAGLREWQRAREVYQQTVQYLETYPQVALEGLAGLAYVSWKQKDRDAATAFVDRFLQIAEQTPIAGFASPELSYKRVAMILRALGRLEESRRLQHSIQWVSYSESDIA, encoded by the coding sequence ATGTTGCGTTGCACTTTGTTTGGCCATTTGCATGTATGGTGGAATGACGAGCCAATCGCCTTACCAACCAAAAGCGCGGCGGCTTTGCTGGCGTATCTCTTATTGGAACGCGAAACGCCCCAACCGCGCGAACAGATAGCCACCTTGCTTTGGCCTGATCTGCTTGAGGAGAAAGGGCGGCGCAATTTGCGGCAAACCCTCTTGCGCTTGCGCAAGGTGTTGCCCGAATCGTGGGATGGGTATGAAGCTATTTTGACGCAACGCAATACGCTACAGTGGAATCCCAACTATCCCATTGATGTTGATGTCTTCCGCTTCGACGCCCTCATGTGCGATCTGGAATCCGCATTGCCGACGTGGGATGCCCCAACAACATACCGCGCACTGGAACTGTTGAAACGCCTGAGCGACCTTTACACCGGCAACCTCTTGCAAGACCTCGACTTGTTGAATGACTTCTATGCAGCGTGGCTTCTCCCGTGGCGCCAGAAGTATCAGCGGCAAATAATGACGGTGTTGGCGCGTTTGGCGGAGTACGAGGCGCACGTGGGACGTCTGCACCGCATGGAGGCGTTGGCGCGCCGCCAGCTGCTGATAGACCCCGAAAGCGAGGTGGCGCATCGCCAATTGATGCGTGCTTGGTTGGCGCAACAAGAAAATGCGCGAGCAGTGCAGCATTACCAAACCAACTTTGGCGAGGATGGAGAGGTCTCTCTTCCACCTTCAGCCGCACTGCAACACCTTTACGAGCAAGGGGTGTCGGCGCTGACCAATGAAACGCACATCGTGCGCCCCATTCCGCACAATCTCCCCGCCGAGATGTCTCCCTTTTATGGACGTGAGGAAGAAAAAGAAGACTTACTGATGCGCCTTGCCGCATCTGACTATCGTCTCATGACGATTACCGGCTTGGGAGGGGTGGGGAAAACACGGCTGGCGCTCACCGTTGCGCGCCAATTTGTTTCAGCGTTCGCCGCTATTGAGCCGCGTTTCCCCGGTGGCGTCTGGTTCGTTTCGCTGGTGGATGCGACGACATCGGACCACGAAACGCTTGCCGACTTCCTCTTGCATGCCATAGGCAGACCCACTCGCGCGGATGAGTCGGCGTTTGATACACTGGTTGAATATCTGCAACACTCTCCAACATTGTTGGTACTTGACAACCTGGAACACTTGCCGGGAATACAGCATTTCGTTTCCAGGCTTCTGGAGGCTGTCCCCCACCTAAAAATTCTGGCGACATCGCGACGACCGTTGGGGGTATTCATCGAAACCGTTCATTTGCTCGAAGGGCTCCCTGTGCCGCGCACGCCGGATGAGCGGACGTCGAGCGTGGCGCTCTTCCTTGAACGTTTCCAGCGTGTCGGCGGGAAAGTGGATGATGCAGCCGAAACACGGACGCTTGTGGCGCACATTTGTAACGCACTCGAAGGGTGGCCGCTCGCCTTAGAACTGGCGGCTGGTTGGGGCAATCGCCTGGCGTTGCCTGTCATCGCCCATACCGTCGCAAATACGCTTGATGTATTGCGAACCACAATGCCCGATATACCTGCTCGCCAGCGCAGTATCGAAGCCGTGTTGCAGAGCACATATGCCCTGCTCACCCCCAATCAACAACACATTTTGCAGAGCTTTGCCATTTTTCAAGGCGGTGCAACAGCAGAGGCACTTGAAGCAATCGTAGGGGCGCGTTTCGAAGACCTTGCACTTCTTGTTGATCGCGCGTTATTGACTCATCGGGAAGAGCGCTACACCGTTCACGAACTGATTCGCCAGTTTGCCGCTCGCCATTTGGAACAAAGCGACGCTCGCCAGACGATTGAACGTGCGCATGCGACCTACTATCTTCAGTGGCTTGTGGCCCAGCAAAAGACGCTATTTGGGGCGCAGCCATCGTTGGTTGTCAAACGCATACGGCTTGAGCGGTACAACATCGAACGCGCATGGCGTTGGGCGGCGACACATGGCGAAGACGCCTTGCTGGCGAAAGCATTGCCTGTGCTGGTGCGTTTCTATCAGTTGAGCGGCTTGTTGCTGGAGGGCGAAGCCCTGTTGCAACAAACCGTTGCATCTGTTGCACACACATCTTTGGCGCGCGATATGTATTTGGCGTTGGCGCACTTCTACATACAACGTGGCAAACACCAAGAGGCGAACACCATTTTGGAAACCCTTCTGGCGGATGCACCGTTGACCAAACACCAGCGGGCACAGTGGGCATTCTTGAAAGGCAAAATGCTTTACTTCCAGGAGCCTGTGTTGGCCAAATGCCAACCATTTTACGAAGAGGCGGTGCAATTGGCGCAGGAGGTTGGCGATACCTATATCATTCTCAGAAGCTTGCTCTCTCTTGAAATGTTGCGGAACTACGATGGGCATTTTATGCCGCGCATTCTCGAACTTGTACGCAGTGTGGATGATATCTTGCTCAAAAGAGATGCCGCTGTGTTTTTGGGCGCTGTGGGCATTCAGAACCGGCGTTACGCAGAAGCCCTCATGCACTGGCGCGAGGCATTGCGCATTTCGATTGATTTGGCAGATGAATACATGATGGCCCTTTTATACAACAACATTGGCGACGCCTTGCGAGAACAGGGAGATTTTCCCGCCGCGGAAGCCTCTTTTCGCCAAGCACTGCAGAGCGCTGAAAAGCATCATTTTCTTGCGCTGCAAGGCAATGTCTTTGAAGGATGGGCGCGATTGTGTGTCTTGTGGAAGAAATATCATCGTGCGCTCCAATTGGCACAGCACGCGATTCGTCTGGCTGAGATGGTTGAGGAGGAGTGGGTCTATCTTACAGCATTAGCTACGCAGGGGCATGCCTATGCCGGCTTACGCGAATGGCAGCGGGCACGAGAGGTGTATCAACAAACCGTACAGTATCTGGAAACCTACCCGCAAGTGGCATTGGAAGGCCTGGCGGGCTTGGCGTATGTCAGTTGGAAGCAGAAGGACCGCGACGCCGCCACAGCGTTTGTGGACCGTTTCTTGCAGATAGCCGAACAGACGCCGATTGCCGGCTTTGCAAGCCCGGAACTCAGTTACAAACGTGTCGCCATGATCTTGCGCGCGCTGGGGCGTTTAGAAGAGAGCCGTCGCCTTCAGCACTCCATCCAGTGGGTCTCCTACTCCGAATCTGATATTGCCTAG
- a CDS encoding choice-of-anchor Q domain-containing protein — protein sequence MKRSFLFFLSISLVFLLALAGLISLSTGSVHAADGPLCYVDADATGAANGNSWTDAYTTVQDALADTACSEIWVAAGVYYPDEGAGQTNDDRNSTFRLKSGVALYGGFAGTETARNQRDPAANITVLSGDIDKNDTTDANGVVTDTANIQGNNAYHVVTGDGVDNTAVLDGFVVTGGKAEGSNPNHLGGGMFNSNSSNPTLANLTFSGNLAVIGGGMYNFQGSNPTLNNIIFDSNTADIGGGMYNYQGSNATLTNVVFRDNTANSFGGGMWNGTNSHATLINVTFTRNSAAIAGGGMENAPDGNSLLVDVSFVANSSTYGGGLRNILGSATITGTTFFSNTATNDGGAMANYTSTVTITNTTFLTNTATNDGGAMANYTSTVTISNTAFRGNTANQNGGGMLNDNSSPTLTNVTFSANSANFLGGGMYNNNSSPTLTDVTFSGNSATFGGGMNNNPNSSPILTNVTFAGNSATNGGGMENVDNSNPTLVNVTFSGNTASGSGGGLTAWNSTPSLTNVTFSANSAQYGGGMLNYNSSSTLTNVTFSGNSATTAGGGMLNDNGSSPTLTNVIIANSTAGGDCVNVNGSSIAPSSANNIIEDSTNACDLTNGVNGNIIGVDPNLGALTDFGSPGKQVFPLLSGSPAIDAGTNTGCPATDQRSAARPTDGNGDGTATCDIGAYETDAAALVTPGVGGGDGPGGVGITNGSSSLELWLKADAGVTTSGSSVSTWADQSGHGADVTQGSATSQPTHVTSLASLNNQPAVQFDGSNDYLNIPASVIEGKTAFSFFTAFQWNGGNAWQRLWDFGSNTTYNGFVTTRNDTTNTPRFAITTSGQPNEERLTFNNALPANSGQIVDIVWGVPNGEGWRNGASEASGSGYTLTPQDVGTISQHYIGKSIYTVDPYLNAYIGDYIVFSAALNDTERILVENYLSAKYNVALSANDVYDGDDNANGDFDLDVAGIGQYGGNKHTQAHAAGMIVVDRTFLNDDGDWLLFGHNVAANSNVTTDLPTTGDWATAPTPQRWARSFYIDVTDNTAGVDCATPGTCLVDIIFDFSEGGMGNGKSPAGPASNYRLLKRTGTTGQFSDIATATAIVGDQVQFLGVDVSLLGSNFTLGTLDAGTSPTAVTLNDFEAHVTGASNTWPLVGMSAVLLGVVSLALVRKRRQ from the coding sequence ATGAAACGCTCTTTCTTGTTTTTCCTATCAATATCACTCGTATTCCTTCTGGCACTCGCGGGACTCATCTCCCTTTCCACCGGCTCGGTGCATGCCGCCGACGGCCCCCTTTGTTACGTAGACGCCGATGCCACTGGCGCGGCCAACGGCAACAGTTGGACCGACGCCTACACCACCGTGCAAGACGCCTTGGCCGACACCGCCTGCAGCGAAATCTGGGTGGCGGCCGGCGTCTACTACCCCGACGAAGGCGCTGGGCAGACCAACGATGACCGCAACAGCACCTTCCGACTCAAAAGTGGCGTGGCGCTCTACGGTGGCTTTGCGGGGACGGAGACCGCCCGCAACCAGCGCGACCCGGCGGCTAACATCACCGTTCTTAGCGGCGACATTGACAAGAACGACACGACCGACGCCAACGGCGTGGTGACCGACACGGCCAACATCCAGGGCAACAACGCCTATCACGTCGTCACTGGTGACGGTGTAGACAACACCGCCGTGCTGGATGGTTTTGTCGTTACCGGAGGAAAAGCGGAGGGGAGCAATCCAAATCACCTTGGCGGAGGAATGTTCAACTCGAACAGCAGTAACCCCACCCTTGCGAACCTCACCTTTTCTGGCAATCTGGCCGTCATCGGTGGGGGAATGTACAATTTCCAGGGAAGCAACCCCACGCTAAATAATATCATTTTCGATAGTAATACCGCAGACATCGGTGGGGGAATGTACAATTACCAGGGAAGCAACGCCACACTTACGAATGTGGTCTTCAGGGACAACACCGCCAACTCATTCGGTGGCGGCATGTGGAATGGCACCAATAGCCACGCTACATTGATCAATGTCACTTTCACCCGAAATAGTGCGGCAATTGCCGGCGGGGGGATGGAAAACGCGCCCGACGGCAATAGTCTGCTCGTTGATGTTTCTTTCGTGGCTAATTCCAGCACCTATGGAGGGGGGCTGAGAAACATCCTGGGGAGCGCAACCATCACAGGTACCACTTTTTTCAGCAACACCGCTACCAACGATGGCGGCGCCATGGCCAACTACACCAGCACCGTCACCATCACCAACACCACCTTCCTCACCAACACCGCTACCAACGATGGCGGCGCCATGGCCAACTACACCAGCACCGTTACCATCTCCAACACCGCCTTCCGCGGCAACACCGCCAACCAAAACGGCGGTGGCATGCTCAACGACAACAGCAGCCCCACGCTGACCAACGTCACCTTCTCCGCCAACAGCGCCAACTTTCTCGGCGGCGGGATGTACAACAACAACAGCAGCCCCACGCTTACGGACGTCACCTTCTCCGGCAACAGCGCCACCTTCGGCGGTGGGATGAACAACAATCCCAACAGTAGCCCCATACTTACCAATGTGACCTTCGCTGGTAATTCGGCCACCAACGGCGGTGGAATGGAAAACGTCGATAATAGCAATCCAACTTTGGTAAACGTTACTTTTTCTGGCAATACAGCTAGCGGTAGCGGCGGTGGACTCACAGCATGGAATAGTACTCCTTCACTTACCAATGTCACCTTCTCCGCCAACAGCGCCCAATATGGCGGCGGGATGTTAAACTACAATAGCAGCTCCACGCTGACGAACGTCACCTTCTCCGGCAATAGCGCCACCACCGCCGGCGGCGGGATGTTAAACGACAACGGCAGCAGCCCCACGCTGACCAACGTCATCATCGCCAACAGCACCGCCGGCGGGGATTGCGTCAACGTCAACGGCAGTTCTATCGCCCCCAGCTCGGCCAACAACATCATCGAAGACAGCACCAATGCCTGCGACCTGACGAATGGCGTAAACGGCAACATCATCGGCGTGGACCCCAACCTGGGCGCGCTGACCGACTTTGGCAGCCCCGGCAAACAGGTCTTCCCCTTGCTCTCCGGCTCCCCGGCCATCGACGCCGGGACCAACACCGGCTGCCCAGCCACCGACCAGCGCAGCGCAGCCCGCCCCACCGATGGGAACGGTGATGGCACCGCCACCTGCGACATCGGCGCCTACGAAACAGACGCCGCGGCACTCGTCACCCCTGGCGTAGGCGGCGGGGACGGTCCCGGCGGCGTGGGCATCACCAACGGCAGCAGTTCGCTGGAGCTGTGGCTGAAGGCCGATGCGGGCGTGACCACCAGCGGCAGCAGCGTGAGTACCTGGGCCGACCAGTCCGGCCATGGTGCTGATGTGACACAAGGGAGTGCCACCTCTCAGCCAACACACGTCACCAGTCTTGCCAGCCTCAACAATCAACCCGCCGTGCAGTTCGATGGCAGCAACGATTACCTGAACATCCCTGCCAGCGTCATCGAGGGGAAGACCGCCTTCAGTTTCTTCACTGCTTTTCAGTGGAATGGCGGCAACGCTTGGCAGCGGTTGTGGGATTTCGGGTCGAACACCACATACAATGGCTTCGTCACCACGCGTAACGATACAACAAACACTCCCCGCTTTGCCATTACAACGAGTGGCCAACCCAACGAAGAACGACTGACCTTCAACAACGCCCTGCCTGCAAACAGTGGTCAGATAGTAGATATCGTGTGGGGTGTCCCCAACGGCGAGGGCTGGCGCAACGGAGCATCGGAAGCTTCAGGGTCAGGTTACACCTTGACTCCCCAAGATGTGGGAACCATCAGCCAGCATTACATTGGCAAATCCATCTACACTGTTGACCCCTACCTCAACGCCTACATCGGGGATTACATCGTCTTCTCCGCCGCCCTCAACGATACGGAACGTATCCTGGTGGAAAACTACCTGAGCGCCAAGTACAACGTCGCCCTCTCCGCCAACGATGTCTATGACGGCGATGACAACGCCAACGGCGATTTCGACCTGGACGTGGCCGGCATCGGGCAGTACGGCGGCAACAAGCACACCCAGGCGCACGCCGCCGGGATGATCGTGGTAGACCGCACCTTCCTCAACGACGACGGCGACTGGCTGCTCTTCGGCCACAACGTGGCTGCCAACAGCAACGTCACCACCGACCTGCCCACCACCGGCGACTGGGCGACAGCCCCCACCCCACAGCGCTGGGCGCGTTCCTTCTACATCGACGTCACCGACAACACCGCCGGCGTGGACTGCGCCACCCCCGGCACCTGCCTGGTGGACATCATCTTCGACTTCAGCGAAGGCGGCATGGGCAACGGCAAGTCCCCAGCAGGGCCAGCCAGCAACTACCGCTTGCTGAAGCGCACCGGTACCACCGGCCAGTTCAGCGACATCGCCACTGCCACCGCCATTGTTGGCGATCAGGTGCAGTTCCTGGGCGTGGATGTCTCCCTGCTGGGCAGCAACTTCACCCTGGGCACGCTGGATGCGGGGACGTCGCCGACGGCCGTCACCTTGAATGACTTTGAGGCGCATGTCACCGGAGCTTCCAATACCTGGCCGCTGGTGGGGATGAGCGCCGTACTGCTCGGCGTCGTCTCTCTGGCACTTGTACGCAAGCGACGACAATAA